A stretch of DNA from Ochotona princeps isolate mOchPri1 chromosome 13, mOchPri1.hap1, whole genome shotgun sequence:
cttgaacgcactgggatcccatatgggcaacggttctaatcctggcagctccacttcccatccagctcctgcttttggccctggaaagcagtcgaggacggcccaaagccttgggaacctgcacctgcgtgggacacccgaaagagctcctggctccaggcttcagatcagagtagcacaggccattgtggtcacctggggagtaaatcatcggacggaagatcttcctctatgtctctcctctctacatatacctgactttgcaataaaaattaaaaaaatcttaaaaaaataaaagaatccacATGTCCCTGACTTTAATGCTTTGTGCGCCTCCAACACAGATTGCTCCGTCAAGGGATGGTCTACAGGCTGGTTTGCATTACCAGAAACATTTTTCTTCAAGTTCATTTGGAAACGTTCTGAGAATCCTTAGCATATCATTGTACTGGGTTTTTATGAAAAGACAGCTAAGTTACTTAAGAACAAAGTCGAGATAGGAAGCATTGCACCTGAAGGCCCCATCTCAAAGGAGTGGTACCACCAAGGAGCCTGGTGAGGATTAAATCGAGCGACAAATGCCAACGATTACCCCTCACCACAGCCAGCGTGGCCGTCTGTAAGCAAGCAAACCATCTATAGAGAATGCACGAGTGTGGTTTTTCTTTAAGCTTTAGAGTGTTCATAAAAAGTTTTCCCCCAAAAAcgttctttttagatttttttcttatttttcccctttattattttacatagatgattagggcacaaagggtcatgggctacaggaaagtgggtaaaactattgtttccacatcattgctttccccccctcccccgtatctggggtaaagggggagataaagggagaagccccacccagcctcccacccatcccacgtccctgatgtggggcatgctacgagggtcctgctcaagtggttttgacaattcaacagttatgaattgctgccaatctcgccaaaaaatgttctgcgtgcatccctctcaaccatataaatattattaaaagttaaaagttttaaaaatcataggtttgtaaaacatttttttccccaatctattattctaaaaaaatccattttaattttCTCCCACCCTTTCTGCGCTGGGGTAAGCCAATCACTCTCCACTCTAATCGGCAGGCTACCCCCAAGGAACTGTACATTTTGGGGGAGCCCTTTCCTGGATGTCGCCGACCCAAGTACGGCCTGCAGCCGGCGGGGGTGGCCCCGCGTTTCCTCAATTGCAGAGCGGCCAGGACCGCGGGTCTTCTCGCCCGGCGTCACCGCGAGCACCTGCCCCCCCTGGCGGCAGGGCGGTCGGCCTGCTCCCACCCTCGGCGAGCCTGCAGAGGTCACGCCAGGTCACGCACGCCGCGGAGCCTGTCGGGAGCTCGGGGAGTCATGGCGACGCCCTCTCTTCGGGGCCGCTTGGCCCGACTTGGGAACCCGCGGAGACCCGTCCTGAAGCCCAGCAGCCCCCTCATTCTAGCTAACCGCATCGGGGAGCGGCGCCGGGAGAAGGGCGGTGAGCACGCGGGGTCCGGGAGCTTGGGGGGCGAGGGTGGGAGAGATGGCTTTGCGGCTGAGCGTCCCGCCTTGTGCCCCCTTAGAGGCGACCTGCATCACGGAGATGTCGGTGATGATGGCTTGTTGGAAGCAGCACGAGTTCCGCGATGGAGCGTGCAGCCAAGAGATCCAGAATTTCTTGACTTGTGCTTCGAAGGCTGAGGTGAGGGCTCCTGGGGGTCCCTCGGAGCAACGTCGGGGGTGGTGGCCCTTGACCCCCTGTCGGAGTCAGTTAACTCTCCACAGTGGGCAGGGGTGACGGTGTGGAAGGCCAGGCGATCCTGACCCGTGTATTCCACTGCTAGACTCGGGCTTTACCGTACGTATGTAAAATGGGGTTAATAATAACGAGTGGGAAAATGACTTTGAAAGAAGTAAATTGTTGCTTCCTTAGACTTAGTCTGAAAGAGAACTGAAGAGCGTGAAACTAAGGACGAATTATTTGGTTTCCAGCCTAGGTTGAATTCCTAAGCCAAGTGACTGACATACTGTCTTCAGGCTGCTTCATATCCTAGTGCGCTGTGCCGGGCCGGCATCGTGAGGACGACAGGTGTAAGTCAAGGCCGACTTCACAACTGTCCAtcttgttcttttgtttgttttgttttcaggaaTCCCGAAAGATGAAGTCCCTCCAGGAGTCCTCAGGCCATTCTGGGAATGTACCCCCAAAGATACTGAATAACTTGTTACAGAGATTCCCTAACAAACCTCAcctcagttgaacacagggaaaccTTTGCTTCTCAAGACAACACGGAGGAGAGACATTAGAGCTAGCCTGCCGTCTTGGAAAAGCACCTGTCATGGTCCAGGAGGAGAAGTTATGCTTTATCTCAAAATAAAATCCTCTGAGGAGACGGGGCCTTCGGTTGTGGATTAGGTCTCTCCGCCCGTCATTCTTGAACCCTGTTCCCCCCGAGACCCTGGAAGTTCTTCGCCGCTTGTCTTTGCCTGCTGGTGAAGTGCTTTACACCATTTAGTGCTTTTGACTGTGGATGCCCTGAGAACAGCGAGGGCTGGCTATGGATAGACTCTCAATACTTGGTGTTTGCCTGTTTGGGGCATAGTCCCCTACGAGGTGT
This window harbors:
- the CHCHD1 gene encoding small ribosomal subunit protein mS37, which codes for MATPSLRGRLARLGNPRRPVLKPSSPLILANRIGERRREKGEATCITEMSVMMACWKQHEFRDGACSQEIQNFLTCASKAEESRKMKSLQESSGHSGNVPPKILNNLLQRFPNKPHLS